One Opitutia bacterium DNA segment encodes these proteins:
- a CDS encoding carboxymuconolactone decarboxylase family protein, whose protein sequence is MNSSTPATHSSAPAPAPRVNYRRVSPGAFAAMLALQQVVNQSGLEHSLLELVKLRASQINSCAYCLDLHWRAAKQAGETDERLYLLSAWAESPAYTPRERAALRWTEDLTRLSPGHVTDDTFAEARAHFSENELVQLTLAIVTINGWNRFSVGFKVPPRAAF, encoded by the coding sequence ATGAACTCCTCCACTCCCGCCACCCACTCGTCCGCCCCCGCCCCGGCGCCGCGCGTGAACTACCGCCGCGTTTCTCCGGGCGCCTTCGCGGCCATGCTCGCCCTCCAGCAGGTCGTGAATCAGTCCGGCCTCGAGCACAGCCTGCTCGAACTCGTGAAGCTCCGCGCTTCCCAAATCAACAGCTGCGCCTACTGCCTCGACCTGCATTGGCGCGCCGCGAAACAGGCCGGCGAGACCGACGAGCGCCTCTACCTGCTCTCCGCCTGGGCCGAGTCGCCGGCCTACACGCCGCGCGAGCGCGCCGCGCTGCGGTGGACGGAGGATCTCACGCGCCTCTCCCCGGGTCACGTCACCGATGACACCTTCGCCGAGGCGCGCGCCCATTTCAGCGAGAACGAACTCGTGCAACTCACGCTCGCCATCGTCACCATCAACGGCTGGAACCGTTTCAGCGTCGGCTTCAAAGTGCCGCCGCGCGCCGCGTTCTGA
- a CDS encoding glutaredoxin — protein MKIKAYLKPHCGWSNGVRAIMRKYNLPFEDIDIINQRSNYEEMVRKSGQPLSPCVEIDGVMLADVSGEEVENYMLANELVKPTSATTDVNTSAGCSDEEHARMQAKPVRFF, from the coding sequence ATGAAGATCAAAGCCTACCTGAAGCCGCACTGCGGTTGGTCCAACGGCGTCCGCGCCATCATGCGCAAATACAACCTGCCGTTCGAAGACATCGACATCATCAACCAGCGCTCCAACTACGAGGAGATGGTCCGCAAGTCCGGCCAGCCGCTCTCGCCCTGCGTCGAGATCGACGGCGTGATGCTCGCCGACGTCTCCGGCGAGGAAGTGGAGAACTACATGCTCGCCAACGAGCTCGTGAAGCCCACCAGCGCCACGACCGACGTGAACACCAGCGCCGGCTGCTCCGACGAAGAGCACGCCCGCATGCAGGCGAAGCCCGTGCGCTTCTTCTGA
- a CDS encoding family 20 glycosylhydrolase translates to MTSNAAPAANLMPWPAHVDWRDGALAIDAAFRVRVAGHDDARLRAGIGRALDRLEKRAGITFGPRFVASGGTLVVTCENAGSSLPKLGDDESYTLAVGAAGAELRAPNVVGALRGLETFLQLVEKRADGSFAAASVVIEDAPRFPWRGLMIDVARHFQPPEVIHRNLDAMAAVKMNVLHLHLTDDQGFRIESKRHPELHAVSAGSGVLTQEQVRAIIAAAAERGIRVVPEFDVPGHATAWLASHPEIASVPRNYTVAKDWGVLNPVMDPTKLETEALLSSFFAEMAALFPDEFFHIGGDENNGKDWNASERITAFKKGHGFATNEALHAWFNQKLAAMMTPHGKRLVGWDEVLHPDFPRSAVVHSWRGPESLAQAAQQGFAGILSAGYYLDLHYPAADAYAADPLPADSKLTPEQAARVLGGEAPMWSEWADARIYDFRIWPRAAAVAERLWSLREVRDVADMYRRLARIDELLVETGVQHRAWPRFEGFSPEDAAALRVLASAVEPVKRYQRGQIQKGGLDYPLNELADWAHSESRPAREFAARLETWLALPTEKRAGERDALLTNLAAWRVAAARVAQMPAPDKYAAGRIETARRLVALCDAAEHALHAPLPVDEAARVGELVKTAAKPTAAAVEFPFLPALGRLFAEASR, encoded by the coding sequence ATGACCTCGAATGCGGCACCGGCGGCGAACCTCATGCCTTGGCCCGCGCATGTGGATTGGCGCGACGGCGCGCTCGCGATCGATGCCGCGTTTCGCGTGCGTGTGGCCGGCCACGACGATGCGCGGCTCCGCGCCGGCATCGGGCGCGCGCTTGACCGGCTGGAGAAGCGCGCGGGGATTACCTTTGGGCCGCGCTTCGTCGCCAGCGGCGGCACGCTCGTGGTGACGTGCGAGAATGCGGGCTCGTCGCTGCCGAAGTTGGGCGACGACGAGTCCTACACGCTCGCGGTCGGCGCGGCGGGTGCCGAGTTGCGCGCGCCGAATGTCGTGGGCGCGTTGCGTGGACTGGAGACGTTTTTGCAGTTGGTGGAGAAGCGCGCGGACGGTTCGTTCGCGGCGGCGAGCGTGGTGATCGAGGATGCGCCGCGTTTTCCGTGGCGCGGGTTGATGATCGATGTCGCGCGGCATTTCCAGCCGCCGGAGGTCATTCACCGCAATCTCGATGCGATGGCGGCCGTGAAGATGAACGTCCTGCACCTGCACCTGACCGACGACCAAGGTTTTCGCATCGAGAGCAAGCGGCATCCGGAGCTGCATGCGGTGAGCGCGGGCAGCGGCGTGCTCACGCAGGAGCAGGTGCGCGCGATCATCGCGGCGGCGGCCGAGCGCGGCATCCGCGTGGTGCCGGAGTTCGACGTGCCGGGTCACGCGACGGCGTGGCTGGCGTCGCATCCGGAGATCGCGAGTGTGCCGAGGAATTACACGGTCGCGAAGGATTGGGGCGTGCTCAATCCGGTGATGGATCCGACGAAGCTCGAGACCGAGGCGTTGCTGAGTTCGTTTTTTGCGGAGATGGCGGCGTTGTTCCCGGACGAGTTTTTCCACATCGGCGGCGACGAGAACAACGGCAAGGACTGGAACGCGAGCGAGCGCATCACGGCTTTCAAGAAGGGGCACGGTTTCGCGACGAACGAGGCGCTGCACGCGTGGTTCAACCAGAAGCTCGCCGCGATGATGACGCCTCACGGCAAGCGGCTCGTCGGCTGGGACGAGGTGCTGCACCCGGATTTCCCGCGCAGTGCGGTGGTGCATTCGTGGCGTGGACCGGAATCGCTCGCGCAAGCGGCGCAGCAGGGCTTCGCGGGGATTTTGTCGGCGGGCTATTATCTCGATTTGCATTATCCGGCGGCCGACGCCTACGCGGCGGATCCGCTGCCGGCCGATTCGAAGCTCACGCCGGAGCAGGCGGCGCGCGTGCTCGGGGGCGAGGCGCCGATGTGGAGCGAGTGGGCGGACGCGCGGATCTACGATTTTCGCATCTGGCCGCGTGCCGCCGCGGTGGCGGAGCGGTTGTGGTCGCTGCGGGAAGTGCGCGATGTCGCCGACATGTATCGCCGGCTCGCGCGCATCGACGAGCTGCTCGTCGAAACCGGCGTGCAGCATCGCGCCTGGCCGCGGTTCGAGGGATTTTCGCCGGAGGATGCGGCGGCGTTGCGCGTGCTGGCGTCGGCGGTGGAGCCGGTGAAGCGCTATCAGCGCGGTCAGATTCAAAAGGGCGGCTTGGATTATCCGCTGAACGAGCTCGCGGACTGGGCGCACTCCGAGAGCCGGCCGGCGCGGGAATTCGCGGCGCGCTTGGAGACGTGGCTCGCGCTGCCAACGGAGAAACGCGCGGGAGAGCGGGATGCCCTGTTGACGAATTTGGCGGCGTGGCGGGTGGCTGCCGCGCGGGTGGCGCAAATGCCCGCGCCGGACAAATACGCCGCCGGGCGCATCGAGACGGCGCGGCGGCTCGTCGCGCTGTGTGACGCCGCCGAGCACGCCTTGCACGCGCCGCTGCCAGTGGACGAAGCGGCGCGAGTGGGCGAGTTGGTGAAAACGGCGGCCAAGCCCACGGCGGCTGCGGTGGAGTTTCCGTTTTTGCCGGCGCTCGGGCGGTTGTTCGCGGAGGCGTCGCGATGA
- a CDS encoding glycosyl hydrolase family 17, which produces MKRLLSSLAASAALLLLAAAAARAGELPGGRRALNLELDGRWIGNGISFSAYRDGQAPYGAEPSDAEILADLQLVARYWNFIRMYEATGVSERTVRLIHEHKLPIRAIVGAWVVTNDTPAHQQRNRDELAGVVRVANAYPDVVIAVAIGNEPCVEWSDHRVDPADIARWAREVRPAVKQPVTSADDYNFWNKPASQAVAAELDFIILHGYALWNGRPLAEGMSWLAAQYDNTVRLHPGIPVIIGETGWATSYDPTRNKPGEEGALMKAEVSVAAQENYLRQHYRWVNERRVPTILFEAFDENWKGGGDKNPPQVVEKHWGVFDTQRKPKASFAAIIREFYPSQP; this is translated from the coding sequence ATGAAACGCCTCCTGTCCTCCCTCGCCGCCAGCGCGGCGCTGCTTCTGCTCGCCGCCGCGGCTGCCCGCGCCGGTGAATTGCCCGGCGGTCGCCGCGCGCTGAACCTCGAACTCGACGGCCGCTGGATTGGCAACGGCATCTCGTTCAGCGCCTATCGCGACGGCCAGGCGCCCTACGGCGCGGAGCCGAGCGACGCCGAGATCCTCGCCGACCTACAGCTCGTCGCGCGCTACTGGAATTTCATTCGCATGTATGAAGCCACCGGCGTTTCCGAGCGCACCGTGCGGCTCATCCACGAGCACAAGCTCCCGATCCGCGCCATCGTCGGCGCCTGGGTCGTGACGAACGACACGCCCGCGCACCAGCAGCGCAACCGCGACGAACTCGCGGGCGTGGTGCGCGTCGCGAACGCCTATCCGGACGTCGTCATCGCCGTCGCGATCGGCAACGAGCCCTGCGTCGAGTGGTCCGACCACCGCGTCGATCCCGCCGACATCGCGCGTTGGGCCCGCGAAGTCCGCCCCGCCGTGAAGCAGCCCGTCACGTCCGCCGACGACTACAACTTCTGGAACAAGCCCGCCTCGCAGGCCGTCGCCGCCGAGTTGGATTTCATCATCCTGCACGGCTACGCGCTCTGGAACGGCCGCCCGCTCGCCGAGGGCATGTCGTGGCTCGCCGCGCAATACGACAACACCGTCCGCCTCCATCCCGGCATTCCCGTCATCATCGGCGAGACCGGCTGGGCCACGAGCTACGATCCGACGCGCAACAAGCCCGGCGAGGAAGGCGCGCTGATGAAGGCCGAGGTCTCCGTCGCCGCGCAGGAAAACTACCTGCGCCAGCACTACCGCTGGGTGAACGAGCGCCGCGTGCCCACGATCCTCTTCGAGGCCTTCGACGAGAACTGGAAGGGCGGCGGCGACAAGAACCCGCCGCAAGTCGTCGAGAAACACTGGGGCGTGTTCGACACCCAAAGAAAACCGAAAGCTTCGTTTGCCGCGATCATCCGCGAATTCTATCCTTCGCAACCATGA
- a CDS encoding DUF2891 domain-containing protein: protein MSDAFPTLTLPQASAFARLGLANVRREYPHLLQHMLNGPEDVMEVRALHPAFYGSYDWHSCVHQHWMLARLAIMFPQLPERPAIDRVLREHLTRENLERELEYFCAPGRQFFERPYGWAWFLKLAQEMNGYDAALAENLDPLVDYVRAGFMRYLRNLTHPVRNGVHGNTAVAVALALGHARAHDDQELKLLCTARSAYWFGHDVDYPAHYEPSGEDFFSPCLTEAGLMARILPREQFLVWFGKFLPRLGHGEPANLLKPAPVSDPRDPKIAHLVGLNLNKAWVWRRLAAIFSADDARRTFATAAAIAHYDAALLLLSDEDFHRAHWLSSFAVYTLTE, encoded by the coding sequence GTGTCGGACGCCTTCCCCACCCTCACGCTCCCCCAAGCTTCCGCGTTCGCGCGGCTCGGTCTCGCGAACGTGCGGCGCGAATACCCTCACCTGCTCCAGCACATGCTGAACGGCCCGGAGGACGTGATGGAGGTGCGCGCGCTGCACCCGGCGTTCTACGGCAGCTACGACTGGCATTCGTGCGTGCACCAGCACTGGATGCTGGCGCGGTTGGCGATCATGTTTCCGCAGTTGCCGGAGCGGCCGGCGATCGACCGCGTGTTGCGCGAGCACCTGACGCGGGAGAACTTGGAGCGGGAGTTGGAGTATTTCTGCGCGCCGGGGCGGCAGTTTTTCGAGCGTCCCTACGGCTGGGCCTGGTTCCTGAAGCTGGCGCAGGAGATGAACGGCTACGACGCGGCGCTGGCCGAGAATCTCGACCCGCTCGTCGACTATGTGCGGGCCGGTTTCATGCGCTACCTGCGGAACCTCACCCACCCGGTCCGCAACGGCGTCCATGGCAACACGGCGGTCGCGGTCGCGCTGGCGCTGGGGCACGCCCGGGCGCACGACGATCAGGAGTTGAAGCTGCTGTGCACGGCGCGCTCGGCGTATTGGTTCGGGCACGATGTCGACTACCCGGCGCACTACGAGCCGTCGGGTGAGGATTTCTTTTCCCCGTGCCTGACGGAGGCGGGGCTCATGGCGCGCATCCTGCCGCGCGAGCAGTTTCTGGTGTGGTTCGGCAAATTCCTGCCGCGCCTCGGCCACGGGGAGCCGGCGAACCTGCTGAAACCCGCGCCGGTCAGCGATCCGCGCGATCCGAAGATCGCGCACCTCGTCGGCCTCAACCTGAACAAGGCGTGGGTGTGGCGGCGGCTGGCGGCGATTTTTTCGGCCGACGATGCGCGGCGGACGTTCGCGACCGCGGCGGCGATCGCCCACTACGACGCGGCGCTGCTGCTGCTCAGCGACGAGGATTTCCACCGCGCGCACTGGTTGTCGTCGTTCGCGGTCTACACGCTGACGGAGTGA
- a CDS encoding DUF5009 domain-containing protein, producing MSAPAPTPANRLLALDALRGFDMFWIVGADAIGGALHNLHGGPALHAVAEQMDHVAWEGFHAYDLIFPLFVFMVGAAIPLSLDKLVATGGRAEAVRRIARRTVLLFALGIFYYGGMAHEPRLLGVLQRIALCYGATSVLYLWLRPRGLAAVAAGLLVGYWALLAFVPVPGFGAGDFREGHNLTNWVDAHFLPLRKWNGDHDPEGLLSTLPAIATCLLGVFASKWIMDASRSARVRVGGLAGAGVVLLALGWLWGAQFPVIKNLWTSSFVLVAGGWSLLLLAAFYQVVDVWRVQGWARPFMWVGANSLLIYLVSNVVDFAALSARFAGGPVAAWLDAQWAGLGGLVLALVGASLAVGFCGWLYRRGIFLRI from the coding sequence ATGAGCGCGCCGGCGCCAACTCCTGCGAATCGTCTGCTCGCGCTCGATGCGTTGCGCGGGTTCGACATGTTCTGGATTGTCGGGGCGGATGCGATCGGTGGCGCACTGCACAACCTGCACGGCGGGCCGGCGCTGCACGCGGTGGCCGAGCAGATGGACCACGTGGCGTGGGAGGGTTTTCATGCTTACGACCTGATTTTTCCGCTGTTCGTCTTCATGGTAGGCGCGGCGATCCCGCTGTCGCTCGACAAACTCGTGGCGACCGGCGGACGCGCGGAGGCGGTGCGACGGATCGCGCGGCGCACCGTGTTGTTGTTCGCGCTCGGCATTTTCTACTACGGCGGCATGGCACACGAGCCGCGGCTGCTGGGCGTGCTGCAGCGTATCGCGCTCTGCTACGGCGCGACGAGCGTGCTGTATCTGTGGCTGCGGCCGCGCGGGCTGGCGGCGGTGGCGGCGGGATTGTTGGTCGGTTATTGGGCGCTGTTGGCATTCGTGCCGGTGCCGGGCTTCGGCGCGGGCGATTTTCGCGAGGGGCACAACCTGACCAACTGGGTCGACGCTCACTTCCTTCCGCTGCGGAAGTGGAACGGGGACCACGATCCCGAGGGATTGCTGAGCACGTTGCCGGCGATCGCGACGTGTTTGCTGGGCGTGTTCGCGAGCAAGTGGATCATGGACGCGTCGCGCAGCGCGCGGGTGCGAGTCGGCGGGCTGGCGGGTGCGGGCGTGGTGTTGTTGGCGCTCGGCTGGTTGTGGGGCGCGCAGTTTCCCGTGATCAAGAACCTGTGGACGTCGTCGTTCGTGCTCGTGGCGGGCGGCTGGAGCCTGCTGTTGCTCGCGGCGTTTTATCAGGTGGTGGACGTGTGGCGCGTGCAGGGTTGGGCACGGCCGTTCATGTGGGTGGGCGCGAACTCGCTGCTGATTTACCTCGTGAGCAATGTCGTGGATTTCGCGGCGCTGTCGGCGCGCTTCGCGGGTGGACCGGTCGCGGCATGGCTCGACGCGCAGTGGGCGGGGCTCGGCGGACTCGTGCTGGCGCTCGTCGGCGCGTCGCTCGCGGTGGGTTTCTGCGGCTGGCTCTATCGGCGCGGGATTTTCCTGCGGATTTGA
- a CDS encoding alpha-N-acetylglucosaminidase: protein MTSGSVLLRAAKSVCALLAACLFTTAVRADSLDAARALVARIVPQHAKQIVLEPLEHAPGAPDAFEVETRDGRLVLRGHNGVTIGAALNWYFRNVAHAQISWCGDNLALPEKLPAVPEKVRIESPYAQRVYLNYCTFNYTAAWWDRARWEREIDWMALNGVTTPLAITGQEAVWQATLRRFGMNDDEIRAFFVGPAFFAWQWMTNIEAWGGPLPQSWIDSHFELGQWIIRRERELGMTPILQGFTGCVPVALAERFPSARILQKKVWCEIPPGPAQLDPADPLFERMGRAFLEEQQKLFGGDHLYAADPFHEGEPPQEGAQYLHDVGAKIFHLTTAFDPQATIVMQGWSIREGIVRGIPEDRLLVLDLTGQKWRETDSFWGRRWVAGIIQNYGGRHSLGGNLPQLATNAPSLLGTPAGRGLVGVGNFAEAIEHNPLLFDLAADLAWHRTAPDLAAWTQRYVHARYGTDNPAAQRAWSALRTSVYAQKSPEPPMESPLQARPALELKQASPWGSFVRDYDVEAVWRAWGDLLAAAPQLGRVDPFRYDLVDVARQALADLSLPLHREVVAAWRSGDRAKFIAARDRFLALGADLDRLLGTRREFLLGPWLADARAWGKTSAEADLYERNARQLITVWGGTPENDALFEYSCRQWSGLMEGFYLERWRKYFAWLEQQPAGFDDHALPRRDGRVLPAANDFYRDLARWEFAWCERHDPHPTTTRGDSVAVARALFEKWSPVRRASYAGFDWQNP from the coding sequence ATGACATCGGGGTCTGTGTTGCTTCGTGCGGCCAAGAGCGTGTGCGCGCTCTTGGCCGCCTGCCTTTTCACCACGGCCGTTCGCGCCGACTCGCTCGACGCCGCGCGCGCCCTCGTCGCGCGGATCGTGCCGCAGCACGCGAAACAGATCGTGCTCGAGCCGCTCGAGCACGCGCCCGGCGCACCGGATGCGTTTGAAGTCGAGACGCGCGACGGACGCCTCGTCCTGCGCGGCCACAACGGCGTCACCATCGGCGCGGCACTGAACTGGTATTTCCGAAACGTCGCCCACGCGCAGATTTCGTGGTGCGGCGACAACCTCGCCTTGCCGGAAAAACTGCCCGCCGTCCCGGAGAAGGTCCGCATCGAGTCGCCCTACGCGCAACGCGTTTACCTGAATTACTGCACCTTCAACTATACCGCCGCGTGGTGGGACCGCGCACGCTGGGAGCGCGAGATCGACTGGATGGCGCTGAACGGCGTCACCACGCCGCTCGCCATCACCGGACAGGAAGCCGTCTGGCAGGCGACGCTGCGGCGCTTCGGCATGAACGACGACGAGATCCGAGCCTTCTTTGTCGGCCCGGCGTTCTTCGCCTGGCAATGGATGACCAACATCGAGGCGTGGGGCGGTCCGCTGCCGCAGTCGTGGATCGATTCGCACTTCGAACTCGGACAGTGGATCATCCGCCGCGAACGCGAGCTCGGCATGACGCCGATTTTGCAGGGTTTCACCGGCTGCGTGCCCGTCGCGCTCGCCGAGCGGTTCCCGTCGGCGCGCATCCTCCAGAAAAAAGTCTGGTGCGAAATTCCGCCCGGCCCCGCGCAACTCGATCCCGCCGACCCGCTCTTCGAGCGCATGGGCCGCGCCTTTCTCGAGGAGCAGCAGAAACTCTTCGGCGGCGATCACCTTTACGCCGCTGATCCGTTCCACGAAGGCGAGCCGCCGCAGGAAGGCGCGCAATACCTCCACGACGTCGGCGCGAAGATTTTCCACCTCACGACCGCGTTCGATCCGCAGGCGACGATCGTCATGCAAGGCTGGTCGATCCGCGAAGGCATCGTGCGCGGCATCCCCGAGGACCGCCTGCTCGTGCTCGACCTCACCGGCCAGAAATGGCGCGAGACCGACTCGTTCTGGGGCCGTCGTTGGGTGGCCGGCATCATCCAAAATTACGGCGGCCGCCACAGTCTCGGCGGCAACCTCCCGCAACTCGCCACCAACGCGCCGTCGCTCCTCGGCACGCCCGCCGGCCGCGGGCTCGTCGGCGTCGGCAACTTCGCCGAGGCGATCGAGCACAACCCGCTGCTCTTCGATCTCGCCGCCGACCTCGCGTGGCACCGCACGGCGCCCGACCTCGCGGCGTGGACGCAACGCTACGTGCACGCGCGCTACGGCACCGACAATCCCGCTGCGCAACGCGCGTGGTCCGCGCTGCGCACCAGCGTCTACGCGCAAAAGAGCCCCGAGCCGCCGATGGAGTCGCCGCTGCAGGCGCGCCCGGCGCTCGAGCTGAAACAGGCGTCGCCGTGGGGCTCGTTTGTGCGCGACTACGACGTCGAAGCGGTCTGGCGCGCGTGGGGCGACCTGCTCGCCGCCGCGCCGCAGCTCGGTCGCGTCGACCCGTTCCGCTACGATCTCGTCGACGTCGCGCGCCAGGCGCTCGCCGACCTCTCGTTGCCGCTGCATCGCGAAGTCGTCGCCGCGTGGCGCTCGGGCGACCGCGCGAAGTTCATCGCGGCGCGCGACCGCTTCCTCGCGCTCGGCGCCGACCTCGACCGCCTGCTCGGCACACGTCGCGAGTTCCTGCTTGGTCCGTGGCTCGCCGACGCGCGCGCGTGGGGCAAAACGTCCGCCGAGGCCGATCTCTACGAGCGCAACGCCCGCCAGCTCATCACCGTCTGGGGCGGCACACCGGAGAACGACGCGCTTTTCGAATACTCCTGCCGGCAATGGTCCGGTTTGATGGAGGGTTTCTATCTCGAGCGCTGGCGGAAGTATTTCGCGTGGCTCGAGCAACAGCCCGCCGGCTTCGACGACCACGCCCTGCCGCGTCGCGATGGCCGCGTTCTTCCCGCCGCGAACGATTTCTACCGCGACCTCGCGCGCTGGGAATTCGCGTGGTGCGAGCGGCATGATCCTCATCCGACGACGACGCGCGGAGATTCGGTTGCGGTCGCGCGCGCCTTGTTCGAGAAATGGTCGCCGGTCCGCCGGGCGAGTTACGCCGGCTTCGATTGGCAGAACCCCTGA
- a CDS encoding sugar porter family MFS transporter has protein sequence MTPRLYTALLLFIAGMGGFLYGYDIGIIGAALLYLNKTIALTAAQESAVVAAVLAGGTVSSLVAGALADVLGRKRLMLAAAVIFLASVALIVAAHGFVALFAGRTLQGLSAGMIAVVIPLYLAECLPPAIRGRGTAAFQLLLTTGILISLAVGAHYTRQVEAAHATGAELVQAQDAAWRAMFSSAFYPAVLFLVGALLLAESPRWLLQKGKTDAARAALLRGRTPEAAAAEFAAMQAAAAPATPEAVAATGSLWQRRYIVPFVLTCAVLGLTQTTGINSILQFIVVMLQKAGLSAADAATRGTWVTAVNVVFTVFGLVLVDKLGRKVLLKIGTAGIALALIAAGATFWRIEHGMTADADSAFVVSAGLMMFIASFAIGPGVCVWLALSELMPTRIRSLGMGIGLLINQGISTTIAALFLPVTTHYGYGAMFAFWAACTVAYFAVVARWLPETKGRTLEEIEEMFARQ, from the coding sequence ATGACCCCGCGTCTCTACACGGCCCTGCTGCTCTTCATCGCTGGCATGGGCGGCTTTCTCTACGGCTACGACATCGGCATCATCGGCGCCGCGCTGCTCTACCTGAACAAGACGATCGCGCTCACCGCCGCGCAGGAATCCGCTGTCGTCGCCGCGGTGCTCGCGGGCGGCACCGTGTCGTCGCTCGTGGCGGGCGCGCTGGCGGACGTGCTCGGCCGCAAGCGGCTCATGCTCGCGGCGGCGGTCATCTTCCTCGCCAGCGTCGCGCTCATCGTCGCGGCGCACGGTTTCGTGGCGCTCTTCGCCGGTCGCACCCTGCAAGGTCTCAGCGCCGGCATGATCGCGGTCGTGATCCCGCTCTATCTCGCCGAATGCCTCCCGCCGGCGATCCGCGGGCGCGGCACGGCGGCATTCCAGTTGCTGCTCACGACGGGCATCCTGATCTCGCTCGCGGTCGGCGCGCACTACACGCGGCAGGTCGAGGCGGCGCATGCCACTGGCGCGGAGCTCGTGCAGGCGCAGGACGCGGCGTGGCGCGCGATGTTCTCGTCGGCGTTTTATCCGGCGGTGCTGTTCCTCGTCGGTGCGTTGTTGCTCGCGGAATCGCCGCGCTGGTTGCTGCAGAAGGGGAAAACGGATGCCGCGCGCGCGGCGCTGTTGCGCGGGCGCACGCCCGAGGCGGCTGCGGCGGAGTTCGCCGCGATGCAGGCGGCGGCGGCGCCGGCGACGCCCGAGGCGGTCGCGGCGACGGGATCGCTTTGGCAGCGGCGCTACATCGTGCCGTTCGTGCTCACGTGCGCCGTGCTCGGGCTCACGCAGACGACGGGCATCAATTCCATTCTCCAGTTCATCGTTGTGATGCTGCAAAAGGCCGGGCTCTCCGCCGCGGACGCCGCGACGCGCGGCACGTGGGTGACGGCCGTGAATGTGGTGTTCACGGTGTTCGGCCTCGTGCTGGTCGACAAACTCGGACGCAAGGTGCTGCTGAAGATCGGCACGGCCGGCATCGCGCTGGCGTTGATCGCGGCCGGCGCGACGTTCTGGCGGATCGAGCACGGCATGACGGCCGATGCGGATTCGGCGTTCGTCGTGAGCGCGGGGCTCATGATGTTCATCGCGTCGTTCGCGATCGGACCCGGCGTGTGCGTGTGGCTTGCGCTGTCGGAACTGATGCCGACACGCATTCGCTCGCTCGGCATGGGCATCGGCCTGCTCATCAACCAGGGCATCTCGACGACGATCGCCGCGCTCTTCCTGCCGGTGACGACGCATTACGGCTACGGCGCGATGTTCGCGTTCTGGGCGGCGTGCACCGTCGCCTACTTCGCCGTCGTGGCGCGCTGGCTCCCGGAAACGAAGGGCCGCACGCTCGAGGAAATCGAGGAGATGTTCGCTCGCCAATGA
- the sigJ gene encoding RNA polymerase sigma factor SigJ, whose translation MSAQLSAFTAHRRLLFDLAYRMLGRVVEAEDVVQDTWLRWQKQDLAAVASPKAWLVTTATRLALDQLRSARHTRERYYGVWLPEPLVEAPGRSPAESTALAESLTMAFMLMLERLSPDERVVFLLREVFGHDYAEIADIVGKTAPACRQLASRARHRLRGAAAPAAAPSERAERIVRQFFAAMASGQAREILPLLRDDAVLLSDGGGRVRSAGRPIRTADRVSRLFAGLRNRFPDYEHAEFSFATINGRPGALMFSGGRLFNVYSLDVVGDRIRAIYQIRNPDKLRHLAGPN comes from the coding sequence ATGTCCGCCCAGCTCTCCGCTTTCACCGCGCATCGCCGCCTCCTCTTCGATCTCGCGTATCGGATGCTCGGCCGCGTCGTGGAGGCGGAGGACGTCGTGCAAGACACCTGGCTGCGCTGGCAAAAGCAGGACCTCGCCGCCGTCGCCTCGCCCAAGGCCTGGCTCGTCACCACCGCCACGCGCCTCGCCCTCGACCAGTTGCGCTCCGCCCGCCACACGCGCGAGCGATACTACGGTGTCTGGCTGCCCGAGCCGCTGGTCGAGGCTCCCGGGCGTTCGCCAGCGGAATCCACCGCGCTCGCCGAATCGCTCACGATGGCCTTCATGCTCATGCTCGAGCGCCTCTCGCCCGACGAGCGCGTCGTGTTCCTGCTGCGCGAAGTCTTCGGCCACGACTACGCCGAGATTGCCGACATCGTGGGAAAAACCGCACCAGCCTGCCGCCAACTCGCCAGCCGCGCACGCCACCGTCTCCGCGGTGCCGCCGCGCCCGCCGCCGCACCGAGCGAACGCGCCGAGCGCATCGTCCGGCAGTTCTTCGCCGCCATGGCCTCCGGTCAGGCGCGCGAGATACTCCCGCTGCTCCGCGATGACGCCGTGCTCCTCTCCGACGGCGGCGGCCGCGTGCGCTCCGCCGGTCGCCCCATCCGCACCGCCGACCGTGTCAGCCGCCTCTTCGCGGGGTTGCGCAACCGCTTCCCCGACTACGAACACGCGGAATTTTCCTTCGCGACGATCAACGGCCGCCCCGGCGCCCTCATGTTCAGCGGCGGCCGGTTGTTCAACGTTTACTCCCTCGACGTCGTCGGCGACCGCATCCGCGCGATCTACCAAATCCGCAACCCCGACAAGCTCCGCCACCTCGCCGGCCCTAACTAG